Below is a window of Buchnera aphidicola (Kurisakia onigurumii) DNA.
AATAAATTTAGGTTTAGCAGGATTTAACATAGGACCTATAATATTAAAAATTGTTCTAGTATTTAATTTTTTTCTAATATGCGATACAGATTGAAAAATAGGATAATATATTGGAGCCAATAAAAAACAAATATTCAATTTATCTAATGATAATAGAGATTCTTGTGGAGTAATATTAAGATTGATTTTTAATTTTTTTAAAATATTTGCAGATCCTATTTTGCTTGTAATTGCTGTATTACAATGTTTAGCAATTTTTATTCCGTAACTTGCAGCAACAAATGCACTCAATGTTGATATATTAATACTATTAGATTTATCTCCTCCAGTTCCTACAATGTCAGCAAATTTATATTTAGGAGAAGGAAATAATTTTGCATTTTTTGAAAATAGTTTAATAAGACTTAAAATTTCTTTTTGTCCTTCTCCTCTAATTTTCATTGCAATTAATATAGAAGATAATTCACAGTTGTTAATAGGATTAGAAAAAATTGAATTAAATAAATTATAACTGTCTAATAAATTTAATTTTTTAGATGAATATATTTTTTGTATTATTTTTTTCATTTTTTATTAAAATTATTTAAAAATAATTTTTTTATAAAATTAAAAATATTAATTCATTTTTGATTAATATTTTAATAATTTATCAAAATTATTTGAATTAGATATTTATACCCTATACGAATTTTTAATTTAGTTCAAATGTTACATATTTAAATATATATTTTAAAAAATTTTAATTAAAATTAATTTTGTTAAAATTTTATTATTTTTGTATTTTTATAGTAATAATTAATATTACATAATTTTTTATGTTTAAAAAAAAATACTGTATATATATTTTGTATAAATAATTTTATCAAACATGTATTCAATACATTTAAAATAAAGTGATGTAAATATGAATATTGAAAGAGTGCAAAAATTTTTATCTAGTCAAGGTTTTGGTTCACGTAGAAAAATAGAGAAAATGATTTTGTCAGAAAAAATATATATAAATAATAAAAAAATATTTTTAGGAGATAAAATTGATACAAATAAAAAAAATATTATTAAATTAAATAATGTTTTAATAAATTGTACATTAAATAGAAATTTTATTACACGTGTTTTATTATATAATAAACCTCAAAAAGAAATTTCTACATCTATAGAATCAGATATGAGAAAAACAATTTTTAGCAATTTACCTAAAATGTATAATTCAAGATGGATTTCTGTTGGTCGTTTAGATTTTAATACAGAAGGCATTATTTTTTTTACGAATAATGGAGAATTGGCTAATCGTTTAATGCATCCAAAATATAAAATTAGTAGAAAATATTTGGTAAAAGTATATGGAAATATTAATATCAATAAGATAAATAAATTAAAAAAAGGAGTTTTATTAAATAATAAAATTGCATTATTTCAAAAAATTGAATATTTTTATGAAAATAAAAATTTTAATAAATGGTTTATAGTCACTTTATCTGAAGGTAGAAATAGAGAAGTAAAACGTTTATGGAACTCTGTAGGAATTTCTGTCAGTAAATTAATTCGTTTACAATATGCAGGTTTTTCAATTCCTAATAAATTACTTCCTGGTTGTTGGATAGAATTAAATAAAAACGAAGTAGTAAAATTATTAAAAAAAGTAAATTTATAATTTTTAATATTTTTTTAAAATTAAAATAGATAAAAAAATTAAAAATTTTAATTTTAAAATATATATAATGAAATTTTTATTGATTATTTATATAATAATATAAACAAATAATTATTTATATAATGTTTAATTTTTATCATAAATTTTTATTTTTTTTTTTACGATATTTTGAGGAAAATAATTATGAATATTATAGAAAAATATAGTTTATTTGTAATA
It encodes the following:
- the trpD gene encoding anthranilate phosphoribosyltransferase, with amino-acid sequence MKKIIQKIYSSKKLNLLDSYNLFNSIFSNPINNCELSSILIAMKIRGEGQKEILSLIKLFSKNAKLFPSPKYKFADIVGTGGDKSNSINISTLSAFVAASYGIKIAKHCNTAITSKIGSANILKKLKINLNITPQESLLSLDKLNICFLLAPIYYPIFQSVSHIRKKLNTRTIFNIIGPMLNPAKPKFILIGVYHIKWLLPVAKMLKKLNYKHAIVVHSANTDEITLFEKTYVAELKEKLISSYEIYPSDFGFKKFLKKDNKKNQNNYDIAIKTLQGKGQKIHEYTIAANVAMLLKLFGKENLKYNAQEALEIIRNGTAYKKILLLSKLGKSCKR
- a CDS encoding pseudouridine synthase codes for the protein MNIERVQKFLSSQGFGSRRKIEKMILSEKIYINNKKIFLGDKIDTNKKNIIKLNNVLINCTLNRNFITRVLLYNKPQKEISTSIESDMRKTIFSNLPKMYNSRWISVGRLDFNTEGIIFFTNNGELANRLMHPKYKISRKYLVKVYGNININKINKLKKGVLLNNKIALFQKIEYFYENKNFNKWFIVTLSEGRNREVKRLWNSVGISVSKLIRLQYAGFSIPNKLLPGCWIELNKNEVVKLLKKVNL